In Silene latifolia isolate original U9 population chromosome X, ASM4854445v1, whole genome shotgun sequence, the following proteins share a genomic window:
- the LOC141619372 gene encoding protein FAR1-RELATED SEQUENCE 9-like, whose product MRFDSAMDQQRHTQKQIDNCNRHSFPEISTHLAIEVHGAQVYSHKVFEEFQEEAKCSIGTCKSRGFTECGSLEVTTVRDANRDRNYEVTYCPDTLKATCSCRMLERKGIISRHVIWIYSSNGVKIIPEQCIVKRWCKDARLSKMFDCNGEATRTLI is encoded by the exons ATGCGTTTTGACAGCGCGATGGACCAGCAAAGACACACACAGAAACAGATTGACAACTGTAACAGACACAGTTTCCCTGAAATATCAACGCATCTAGCTATTGAAGTGCACGGGGCGCAAGTGTACAGTCATAAAGTATTCGAGGAATTTCAAGAAGAGGCCAAGTGCTCAATTGGTACTTGTAAAAGTAGAGGATTCACTGAGTGTGGCTCTTTAGAAGTGACCACTGTAAGAGATGCAAACAGGGACAGAAATTATGAGGTCACATACTGCCCAG ATACACTGAAAGCCACTTGTAGCTGCAGAATGCTTGAGAGGAAAGGCATTATTTCCCGGCATGTCATTTGGATTTACTCATCAAACGGAGTGAAGATTATTCCAGAACAATGTATTGTTAAAAGATGGTGTAAAGATGCAAGGTTGTCTAAAATGTTCGATTGTAATGGTGAAGCAACGAGGACGttgatataa